The DNA sequence CTCCCTTCAAATTTTTTCACGTTTTTTTGGCTTTTTCATATCCTCTAAAGTTAACCCTGTCTCTTTGAGTAATTTATGGAAAAGTCCTTTTTTAAAATCCCTCTTATGAACTGGCACGGAAATTAGCTCTTTCCCTTTTTCCAAAATATGATGGCTGCCTTCAATTTTTTTTAACGTCCATCCATATTTATTAAGTATTTTTAGAAATTCCGTATCTTTCAC is a window from the Nitrospirota bacterium genome containing:
- a CDS encoding type II toxin-antitoxin system HicA family toxin; protein product: MCVKDTEFLKILNKYGWTLKKIEGSHHILEKGKELISVPVHKRDFKKGLFHKLLKETGLTLEDMKKPKKREKI